TTGTCGGATGCCAATAAATATAGTGCAGAAAACAGCATTGATCCTTTCCTTACGCTTGGCGCGCTGAATGAGAAATTAAGACACATAAAGGATAAAGACGGAATATCAATCAGGCGGAAAACCAGCCTTGTACTCCACTCGGGGCAGATCAGGAATACGCACGACTGCTGCGCTGCTCTCGGGCTTGGTGCCGATGCGCTTGCGCCTTATATGGTCTGGCAGGTTGTACGCTCCCATTCAGAGGGTGAGAGCCTGAGGCAGAGTCTGAAGAATGCAATGGACGTTCTGACCTCGGGAATTGAGAAAGTGATTTCCACAATGGGCATTCACGACCTTAGCGGCTACGCTCCCATGTTTGCATCAATAGGCCTCTCGCGTGAAATAGTAAAGGAGATAGGAATTACTTCGGCGCTTGATGAAGGGGCTTCTTTCCGTTATGAAGATCTTGATAACCAGTATAAAATGAGAAGGGATATACTTTCCTCAAAGGAATCGCGCCTGCCGGTTGAAAACAGGCTTTACATAAAGTTGTGGAAGGCGCTTGGCGATTCTGCCATGGGGCGCCTGGAATACAGTTCATTTGAGGACAGGTATAAAAAGCTGATTGATAAGCAGCCGGTTACATTCCGCCACATAATTGGAATTAAGAACGCGGCTGAGGCGGCAATGGACTGCGACATTACGACAGGAAGTTATGACGCACCATTTTATATTTCAGCCATGTCATTCGGCTCGCAGGGCGAGACGTCTTTCAGGGCGTATGCAGAGGCTGCATACCGTTCAAACATAATCTGCATGAACGGTGAAGGCGGGGAAATAAGAGACATTATGGGCAGGTACTACAACCACCGCGGGCAGCAGATTGCATCGGCACGTTTTGGTGTTAATGCGCTGATGCTCAATTCCTCGAAGTTCCTGGAGATAAAGGTTGGCCAGGGCGCAAAGCCGGGTGAAGGAGGCCACCTGCCGGGCTTTAAGGTTACTGCAAAAATTGCAGAGACGAGGCATACTAATAGAGGGATAGACCTGATCTCGCCATCAAACAATCACGACATATATTCAATTGAGGACTTAGCGCAGCTGATTGAGGAGTTGAAAACGGTAAACCCCGACTGCAGGGTAAGCGTAAAGATTCCGGCAATACCTAATATAGGCCCCATAGCGTGCGGAGTAGCAAAGGCAAACGCGGACATCATTACCATTTCGGGCTACGATGGAGGAACCGGTGCCGCACGCGTGCATTCACTGAAGTACGTGGGGTTTCCGGCTGAGCTGTCAGTTTATGAGGCGCATGAGGCTCTTCTTGCCGCGGGCTTAAGGGACCACGTTGAAATATGGGCCGACGGCGGCGTTAAGTCGACTGACGACATACTGAAGCTGATGGCGCTGGGCGCAAACCGCGTGGGCGCTGCAACGCTTGCAATGATTGCAATTGGATGCACGATATGCCGCGACTGCAATACGGGCACGTGCCACACGGGTATTACGGCACACTTCAAAACTAAAGAGGAGGCACTTGCCTCGGGCGTGGAAAGGTATGAACCGAGGGTGCCGGAGGAATCGGTTGAAAGGCTGACAAGGCTTTTTGATGAAATGAAGATGAGCCTTAAGGAAAAAGGAAAGAATATGGGATTAAGCCACTTAAGTGAAATTGTAGGGAAGAGGCAGCTTCTCTTCCAGTCGGCTTACGTGGACAAAGTTGATTTAAGCAGGCTTTTTATTCCTTCTCTTTACACGTACAGGCAGGACAATATGAACAGCACGACTGTTGTAATAAGCCGTCCCCGCACGTCGCTTTCCAGGATAATAGCGCAGAAGATAAAAGAGAAGGTTGCCATGGGAGCCAGAACGATAAAGTACCAGGACGACCTTGTAGGCAACATTGACCGTGCGCTTGGATCATCGAGTGCGGGCGAGCTGGCGAAGATGGAGCTCTCGGGCTATAAATTTGAAGGGAATATAGATTTTGAATTTGAAGGCACTACTGTTCCCGGCAACGGGCTCGGGGCTTTTATTACAGACGGTATGACAATAAGAGTCCAGGGCGGCGGGCAGGACGGCGTTGCAAAATCCGCCGGAGGCGGCAAGGTTGTAATTCTAAAAGGATACAACCACGACGGCATGCTTGTGGATGGGTCCGTTGGCAAGTGTTTTGCTTACGGGGCGCAGAAAGGGAAGTTCTTTGTGCAGGGCAGCGCCGATTCGAGAGCGTGCATAAGGCTTTCGGGGGCCGAGGTGGTTTTTGGTGCCATGCTGGCGGAACCGATAAATGACAAGCTTCCCAATATTGCCTCAAGGGCAAACCTGAAAGGGTTTGCATTTGAGTACATGACAGGAGGCCGAGTAGTGGTGCTTGGTGACCCGGGTCCCTGGATCTGCGCCGGCATGACGGGCGGAGCCATTTACTGCCTACTTGATGAAGCGAAGGGACTGACAGTTGAAGCCCTGAAAAGGAGGCTTGCCAAAGGTGCCAGGATGAAATTTATGAAGCCTGAGGCATCCGACCATCAGGTGATCTCAAGGCTGCTTGAAGAGTATCTAATGGAACTGACGAGGACGTCTCAGGCTGAGCAACTGAAGGAGGCTGCAAAGCTTAAGAAGGTAATGGAAAAGGTTAAGACAAATTTCATAGCGCTCAGGTGTGAAGGCGATCCCGCACTGGCTCAGGAGAAGATGAGGGCAGGGAAGGAGTATCAGTTAAGGAGATAGAAAAAAAGGTATCAGGAAAAGGCGGCCTATACAGATGCAGCCGCCTGCCGGAGCAATAGAGGTTACAAGGTTAAAGTCTAATGCCCGAAATTACAATTTTTCCTTCTCAACCATTCTTAAAAATGTAGGCAGTACAACTAAAAGAAGGGGTAAAGCTATAATGAGTCCTCCTATAATTGCAATAGCCAGGGGCTGATGCATCTGGGCGCCGGTACCGATTCCAAGCGCAAGAGGGAGCAGGGCGGCTATTGCGCCCAAAGCAGTCATAAGTTTAGGCCGAAGTCTTGTTGAAATCGCATAGATAATCGCTTCATCGCGCCCGGTTTTAGTGCGTTCGGCCTTATACTGGAGGTATGTAAAGACCGAGTTTTCGCCTATGATTCCTACAATCATTATCATGCCGGTGTAGCTGCCTACGTTAAGCGGGGTACCCGTAATAAAAAGTGCCAGCATGCTGCCTGCGGTTCCGAGCAGCGCAATGATAATTATCAGAATGGAAACTTTAACATTCCTGAAGAGGAAAAGTATTACTACAAATACCAGGAAGCATGAAGTAATCAGAATCATTAGAAGTTCACCAAAGGCTTTCTGCTGTTCGGAGTATGCGCCGCCATATTCAATATTATAGCCCGGGGGAAGTGAGATGCCCGATGAAATTTTCTGCTGAATTTCCTTTAATGTGCTGCCGAGGTCCCTGTTATTAAGCCTGCCGGTTACGGCAATCATGGGTTTAAGGTTTTCGCGTTCAATTTCAGCAACGCCTTTCGTCAGTTTAACTTTTACAAATTCACTCAGCGGCATGGATTTCCCGCCGGGGAGAAAAACCGGCTGATTATTCAATTCACTAAGGGAAAGAGGCTTTCTGCCCGACCCGAGTGTCCTTATGTCGGTCAGCTTATTGTTTTCAAGTATACTGCCGGCAACATTGCCTTCAATCATGTTCTGAATATCATACTGCAGGTCTGTGGGTGACAGGTTGAACAAGGCAAGTTTAGAAACGTCCGGTTCTAATGTCATTTCGGGTCCCGCTATTGTAATACCGTTAAAAACATCGGCAGTTCCTTTTACTCCTTCTACAATTTTGGAAGTATTTCCGGCAAGTGTTTTGAGTTCTTCCTGGCTATCGCCAAATATTTTTAATTCAATTGGCTGAGTCGAGCTCATGAGGTCGCCCAGCATATCGCCTATTACCTGTCCGAAGTCCACCTTAAGAGCGGGCAGTGTTGACTCTATCTGCCCCCTGATGTCGTCAGCCACATCCATAGTGGGTTTCCTGCGGTTTTTCTTGAGCTGGATCAGGTAATCGCCCCGGCTGGGTTCCGTAATAAAAAATCCCAACTGGGTTCCAAGCCTTCTTGAGAAGCTTTCGATATCGGGCTGCTGTTTTAATATGGCATCAACCTTCTGCAGCATCTTATCGCTTTCTTCAAGTGAAGTGCCGGGAGGTGTGTCGAAATCGAGCACAAGTGAGCCCTCGTCCATTTCCGGCAGAAATCCGCTCGGGAGTTTTGGAAGAATAATTAAAGCAGCAGCTGCCAGAAGGACGGAAAATGCTCCGGCAATAAGAGGCCGCACAATAAAGAACTGCACCCAGCGCCTTTGTTTTACCTCTTTGGCGCCTGAGGTGATATTATGTACTTCCTTTGAGAATAAGATGTAAATTACCGGCAGGCCGATCCATGTAACAAAAAAGGAGCATACAAGCGTGATGATCATGGTATCGGTCATTACCTTAAAGTAAGCCCCTGCAACGCCGCTCATCAAAACGAAGGGGAGAAAAATGACGATAGTTGAAAGTGACGATCCTGCCATTGCGGGAAAGAGATAGCGTATTGCAACGTTAACCAGCCTGAAGCTGCTTTCATTCGGATGCTCCTCGTGTGTGCGGTGGATCTGTTCAACAACAACAATAGCGTCATCTATAATAAGGCCTATTGCGGCGGCAATTGCGCCAATGGTCATTATGTTGAAGGTGTATCCGGCCGCATATAGAACTATTACTGTAAGTGAAAGTGTTACTGGAATGGTAATCAGCACTACGGAACTTGCCTTAAGGGAGCGGAGGAAAAATACGGTTACCATAATGGCAAGCAGGAGCCCGACCCATAAAACATCCCTCAGGCTGCGGATTGAATCATTGACAAAATCGGCCTGGTTATAGTACGGCTTAAGCTCAACTCCTTTAGGAAGAAGCCGGCTTAAATTCTTAACCTGCGTCTGAACCATTGAAGCAACACTGATCAGATTAGCATCGGGCTGTTTCAGTACGGCAATTAGGGGAACGTCTTTTCCGTTTGCATTTATCTTTACATACTCTTTTTTTTCGCCGATTTCTACATTTGCAATATCTTTTAACTGTATGGCACGCTGAGCTGTGTTCTTAATGATAAGGTTTTCCAGGTCCTCTTTTTTATTTATTGAAGTATTTGTAATGCTTAAGTAGAGTCTGTTATAATCTGCCACGTATCCGTTTGATGTAATAAAGTTGCTTTGCTGGAGGGCCTGTGAGACCGCCTGGGGAGTGATTTCAAGATTGCTCATCTTTACGGGGTCCAGTATGACGTGATATTCCTTAGTTTTGCCTCCGGTTACAGCTACCTCGGAAACTCCTTCGACCCTTGAGAGGAAAGGTTTCACCGTATATTCGGCAATCTGCCTCAGTTCAATCTGCGATTTTCCTGATCCCTCGAGTGAATATCCCATGACGGGAAGAATTGACGGGTTCATTTTTTCAACAGTTATTGCTATACCCTGCGGCAGGTCCTGCTTTATTGCATTAATCTGCGATTCAATTCTCTGTTTGCCCAGGTCTACATCTGAATTCCAGTCCATGAAAGCCGATATTTCGCAGCTGCCGCGGCTTGTAGTGCTTCTGAGGAGCCTCAGGTTCTGGACTCTTTTAATTGAATTTTCCAGGGGCACCGTAACAGCCGCCATCATTTTATCCACTGGCTGCTGGCCGGCCTCGGCAATAATTTTAATTTTGGGGAATGTTATATCGGGGAAGAGCCCCGTTTGAATATTCACAAGAGATAAAACTCCGCCAATTAAAATAAAAAGGAGAATAGCTGCAATGGGGCCTTTATATGAAGTATAAAACTCTTTCATGATTTATTTCTTAATGATAATTTTAGCCGTATCGGGCAGACCATAGGCACCGTCTGCAATAAATCTGTCGTTTTTAGATATCGGGGGGTCTGTTATCTGAACCAGGCTGTCTGTTTCAATTCCTTTTTTAATGTTCAGCCTTACGGCGAGGGTATCGTTTACGGCTTTCATTACCCAGAACTCTGTCTGTGTTTCGTTAGAAATGACTGAAGACTTCGGAAGCGCCGCGGCA
The DNA window shown above is from Ignavibacteria bacterium and carries:
- a CDS encoding glutamate synthase produces the protein MKGSDLYGFNLFDAEKDACAIIARVKKDGTATHGNVKRTLLALENMGHRTGEIDHEGDGTGIQTDIPKQIWMARLEAEGIDPRTVYQHYFTVAHLMIRGELNSPGLKQSLEAAEAILNRNGFEVLYSKPLPVRSEALGARAKAIEPVVWSLAMIPLGRIALSWKNILTSRHEIEKELPHIHVMSMSPNSVIYKVRGDVRTLVNYYPDLKNPGFKSAIALGHGRYSTNTDSNHERAQMFSTLGHNGEINTIVRLRREAAMLGMPVVGLGSDSQDLDRLIESLMFVNNFSLMEAMEIVFPPVWSEIDSYKDEMKDIYTYYRRVLGMPAQGPAAIIARQGDEIVFSVDALGLRPLWIGETDKEYFASSEKGVIELELLHSDPTPIAPGEKRGFLLRRPISQIDSNNGALIPGKAEAFDYASLQMQILKEFRYRRRKICPVLKPERKAENENNDYALPEAATPCLRSFGWYREDEESISSMAKTGKESVGATGYDAPLAVLRNDIVNIPEFIKETVAVVTNPSIDRERESAQFSLRTFLGARPDFKKPDIYPQIMLSQPVLMDGYNDEEMASLKSLYTSDGPRVLFEDLSSEGSGMKDRMDSFIEKMIKKIEKENSSIVILSDANKYSAENSIDPFLTLGALNEKLRHIKDKDGISIRRKTSLVLHSGQIRNTHDCCAALGLGADALAPYMVWQVVRSHSEGESLRQSLKNAMDVLTSGIEKVISTMGIHDLSGYAPMFASIGLSREIVKEIGITSALDEGASFRYEDLDNQYKMRRDILSSKESRLPVENRLYIKLWKALGDSAMGRLEYSSFEDRYKKLIDKQPVTFRHIIGIKNAAEAAMDCDITTGSYDAPFYISAMSFGSQGETSFRAYAEAAYRSNIICMNGEGGEIRDIMGRYYNHRGQQIASARFGVNALMLNSSKFLEIKVGQGAKPGEGGHLPGFKVTAKIAETRHTNRGIDLISPSNNHDIYSIEDLAQLIEELKTVNPDCRVSVKIPAIPNIGPIACGVAKANADIITISGYDGGTGAARVHSLKYVGFPAELSVYEAHEALLAAGLRDHVEIWADGGVKSTDDILKLMALGANRVGAATLAMIAIGCTICRDCNTGTCHTGITAHFKTKEEALASGVERYEPRVPEESVERLTRLFDEMKMSLKEKGKNMGLSHLSEIVGKRQLLFQSAYVDKVDLSRLFIPSLYTYRQDNMNSTTVVISRPRTSLSRIIAQKIKEKVAMGARTIKYQDDLVGNIDRALGSSSAGELAKMELSGYKFEGNIDFEFEGTTVPGNGLGAFITDGMTIRVQGGGQDGVAKSAGGGKVVILKGYNHDGMLVDGSVGKCFAYGAQKGKFFVQGSADSRACIRLSGAEVVFGAMLAEPINDKLPNIASRANLKGFAFEYMTGGRVVVLGDPGPWICAGMTGGAIYCLLDEAKGLTVEALKRRLAKGARMKFMKPEASDHQVISRLLEEYLMELTRTSQAEQLKEAAKLKKVMEKVKTNFIALRCEGDPALAQEKMRAGKEYQLRR
- a CDS encoding efflux RND transporter permease subunit, with translation MKEFYTSYKGPIAAILLFILIGGVLSLVNIQTGLFPDITFPKIKIIAEAGQQPVDKMMAAVTVPLENSIKRVQNLRLLRSTTSRGSCEISAFMDWNSDVDLGKQRIESQINAIKQDLPQGIAITVEKMNPSILPVMGYSLEGSGKSQIELRQIAEYTVKPFLSRVEGVSEVAVTGGKTKEYHVILDPVKMSNLEITPQAVSQALQQSNFITSNGYVADYNRLYLSITNTSINKKEDLENLIIKNTAQRAIQLKDIANVEIGEKKEYVKINANGKDVPLIAVLKQPDANLISVASMVQTQVKNLSRLLPKGVELKPYYNQADFVNDSIRSLRDVLWVGLLLAIMVTVFFLRSLKASSVVLITIPVTLSLTVIVLYAAGYTFNIMTIGAIAAAIGLIIDDAIVVVEQIHRTHEEHPNESSFRLVNVAIRYLFPAMAGSSLSTIVIFLPFVLMSGVAGAYFKVMTDTMIITLVCSFFVTWIGLPVIYILFSKEVHNITSGAKEVKQRRWVQFFIVRPLIAGAFSVLLAAAALIILPKLPSGFLPEMDEGSLVLDFDTPPGTSLEESDKMLQKVDAILKQQPDIESFSRRLGTQLGFFITEPSRGDYLIQLKKNRRKPTMDVADDIRGQIESTLPALKVDFGQVIGDMLGDLMSSTQPIELKIFGDSQEELKTLAGNTSKIVEGVKGTADVFNGITIAGPEMTLEPDVSKLALFNLSPTDLQYDIQNMIEGNVAGSILENNKLTDIRTLGSGRKPLSLSELNNQPVFLPGGKSMPLSEFVKVKLTKGVAEIERENLKPMIAVTGRLNNRDLGSTLKEIQQKISSGISLPPGYNIEYGGAYSEQQKAFGELLMILITSCFLVFVVILFLFRNVKVSILIIIIALLGTAGSMLALFITGTPLNVGSYTGMIMIVGIIGENSVFTYLQYKAERTKTGRDEAIIYAISTRLRPKLMTALGAIAALLPLALGIGTGAQMHQPLAIAIIGGLIIALPLLLVVLPTFLRMVEKEKL